The following DNA comes from Henckelia pumila isolate YLH828 unplaced genomic scaffold, ASM3356847v2 CTG_461:::fragment_3, whole genome shotgun sequence.
attataaaatatatttattaaaaaaaataaacaattattatttttgttgaacttagtaaaaaattatatatattttcataattactttttaaaattttataaaataattatttttgttaaaCTCGGTAAATTAATTCTAAAAGTAAGTAatagaataaaaataataatattttagagaAATGTTTTTAgagtaaaacaaaaaattataggtcgaagaaaaaaaaaatttaagatatTTTCCTAATTTAATTGACGTGTAACCCTCTATGTACAATTCTATATACACATAGCATTGTCCCCAAAAAAATTATACAGAATTGCACTACAATCATCATCAtagtataaaatttaaaacccaCCAACCCTACATATATCCTTGGTCCCTAAGCAATGCTTTTAGTTAACCCTTTATGTAAAGTGTCACTTTAATAATTATTGCATCATACTCGACTGATGAAGAAGTGGGAACCAAAAAAGGCCTACATTTCCATATATTCAGATGCACCGAAATAAACAAATGACACCCAATAAAGAGAAAGGAACCATAAAATATACGTACGTTGGAATACGAATTTTGACCATTTTCTTTATGTTTCTTGtttcaatttcaaaaaaatacgGTAAAGTTTCCAAGTAACCATTGGTTTTCACTTTTCCCTCACACATTTGGACTCCAGAGACTCCACAAACGTGAGTTGAATATACCCATGACGTCCGGCAGCACCTTCCTCGCCAAGCCCTTGTGGCTGTGCACGGCCACCGCAGGAGCCGCCGCCACGTCACCACCCATCTCCGCCTCGTCTACCCCTCCTCCCACTTCGTCAACCTCAGCCGTCACCCCACTCGCCGGCGGGTCAAGAACAAGAATTTCTTGATTTTCCGGCAGCAAAACGACCGCCGGGATTTCAAGAACTCCACCGACGACGCTCGTTCTCTCGCTTTTCCGGCGGCCCGTTTTCTCCTTTCTCTTGCTCTTTCCGTTTCCACCGTTCATCGGCACCTCGCCATTGTTCAGATGATCCTCGAACTCCTCAATCGCCTGGTGAATCAGCTCACGGTTAGGTGAAGAATCCCACCTGAACCAAAAACTCGTGTAACAATAAAAGCACTCACAATCGAACAAAGCGGGCGATTTATGCCCGTGCCGAGTGACAAAAGACTGCTTTTTGGAACTCGTTTTCTTCTCCTCGTCGTGAATAAATGAAGGGTTGTTGGTGGATTTAAGAGATCTTGTAATCATGTATGCAAGAACTTCACGGTCATCGAGAGAGAGAACTGACACCAGAGTAAAAATGGCGGCCGGTAAAAGTCTCAGCACGGGAAAATCATATTTGTTTGGAATATGAGACGAAGAAGAAGACGAGGAAATAAAGGGGTGAACTTTGCCTTTGTTTCTCACCTTCATGCTTTGTTTTGAAGAGAagatgaaaaaggaaaatgtGAGATTTGTGAAGGAATTGCAGCTTTGATAATGGGGAGTGTAGAGGAATTTTTAGGGTTttcttatatataaatttatattatattattttattttatagtaATAAATGTGAGAGGGAACGGTAATTATCTGGACGGGGGATTGGTCACAACTTGCAAATATATTAGTTGCCCTGTCCAAAGTCGGTCCAATTCCAGTATAAAAGTAATTATCACATATATTCTCAAAAAAAGTAATTATCACATtaaaaagtaataatattttgtaatcacaatttttttttaaaatttatggaaAATGTTAAAGTTTTAATTAAACTACCTCAATTAATTAGTAAATATAGGCATCTAAAAACCTTGAGACTTgagtataaataaatatatgattaaatttaaaaatatagataaatatatgaTTGGAATATTTAAAAGAAATGTTATCTTtggaaaataaataattttttaacaaTAAAGTTATTTTTTTGAGCAAATCAACAAATTTATTAACAAGATTATGATTGTAAAATAAGACttcatcaaattaattaaaatttagttACGATAGAGTCCCACCAAATAAGTAAGTTGAGTTGATAATTTCTCAACCTGTTTTGATCTAATCTCGAACTTCGGAATCAACTGGTGGGTTGTGACAACTTGCAGGCCAAGCCGCTCCAACCAACCTAAATAATAAAAGTATCTAGGCAGTTTGGGCTCCCATAAAAAATGTAGGTTGGTTCGAAATGATAGACTGCTGGTCTACTTGTGCTGCTAACTTTTGAGTCTTGACAGCTTTACTTGTGGTTTACATCTCGGTCTTTAATTGATAAGTTTGGGCTCCTGTAACTTTCATACTAGTGGGCCTATCTCCGTACATAATTCACTAACGGTCTCTGAAAGCCCAACCGTGAAATGATCCACCGACAGAATGCCCTCAATCCACGAGTATTAGGCAAGGACCACGAAACCATCCGGCCGCCGCCCCCGTATGTCTATATAACATAAAAAAACTCTctcatttatttaaattatatacgTCAAgaaattagatttaaatctaactCAACCACAAAAGTTAGCTACGAGAAAAAATCTTGTCCTTTTCTATATAAGTAACTCTCACTCctagaatttgaattttttttccggAGTTCAAACATTATACAACATACATCCTCTCAATCACAACTGTTTCACTTTCAACTTTATCATAATTATACGCTTACGTCGTTGGTAGCTAAAATATGATAATCTTGTGCAACATTCATCCATTGTTGGATCAATTGAACTTTGTTGTATTCAGGTCTAGTGAACTGttgattataaatttaatcccaaATAAGCTGGAAAATTATTTACAACATAAGGGTTGACAGGAAATTTCCACGCACGATTGAAATTTTACAGAGTTAGCTTTGCTTGGCGCAGTATGAAAACCTAACCTATATATACTACATgagataaaataaaatgcattaATTACTATTAAATGATCGATGTGTGTGTATGTAGAATTCTAATgaatatacatattttttacCCTAATATTTGTATAACATGAATATATATCTCAACGAATATAGGTGGGTGAAATAAATATGAACGATAGATTTGAAAATTTAAGAAGTcatcaacaacaacaacaaatattattattattattattattattattattattattattattattattattattattattattattattattattatattgtttttttttgttttttttttgttttgtttttttggtcGTGGGGAGCTTGTGTTATATAGTAACAACTCAAATTTTAATTAGTATTGGGCAAAACTTTGATGGGAGTCCTTCATGGAACCTTCATTTGTGCTTTTGGAATTTCAGCCTTCTTTTTTCTGTGGGCGCCTCATGCATAAGTGATattccttttttctttttctttttcatttttttaaaaaaaaaactaaaactacTTTGTATAATCGACTTTTGTTCAACATACTTGATTTTTTTAAGGGTTATTGGATTCAGTCTACAGGTCTAAACATAATTATGATTCAATACTCGTGTCAGTAAAACTTAGTAATTTACTTAACTCCCTATCTAACATTTTTTTCCGTTTCAACTATGAActtaaaaatccaaaaattataaTACACATACTCAATCAAAGTTGATTGATacttaatttaaatcactttggTAGCTGAAATGCATATATTTGCACCATATTTTCAACTATGTTTACTTTATTGACCCAAAGAAATTGTTATCATACTTAAAAGTTATAATTATAGATATCTAATTCAATTCAGTTGATACTTAAAACTGGTATAGTTGTGTTATATTTTCAACAATATGTACCTATATTTATTAtgttagtttttttttcttacatATCATGATgtacataatatatatactcaattaaaatttattaataccCGAAACTCGTAATAAAATTTTGTGACATAAATTCAATGAAACATATCTATTTGGTTCCAAAAACTGTATGCGAGGCTGAAATGATAAAAACATATGTGATAGGAgaacataaattaatttttctGGGGCAGAGACTGAAtcttaaattatatttatgtcTAGTGACTGAT
Coding sequences within:
- the LOC140872211 gene encoding uncharacterized protein, which codes for MKVRNKGKVHPFISSSSSSSHIPNKYDFPVLRLLPAAIFTLVSVLSLDDREVLAYMITRSLKSTNNPSFIHDEEKKTSSKKQSFVTRHGHKSPALFDCECFYCYTSFWFRWDSSPNRELIHQAIEEFEDHLNNGEVPMNGGNGKSKRKEKTGRRKSERTSVVGGVLEIPAVVLLPENQEILVLDPPASGVTAEVDEVGGGVDEAEMGGDVAAAPAVAVHSHKGLARKVLPDVMGIFNSRLWSLWSPNV